One window of the Rufibacter radiotolerans genome contains the following:
- a CDS encoding (Fe-S)-binding protein, which translates to MIHTIAFLLVAILGIGLFVWQIRKITRNINLGRDKDISGNVSERINAVLLVAFGQQKMFKRPWPAFLHLFVYVGFLVINIEVLEIFIDGIFGTHRAFGVLGPAYDVLMAVNEVLGALVVVACIIFLVRRNVTKVPRLTRGPEMRAWPKMDANVILVTEIVLMFALFAFNIADQKIAQLNSTELPGTFPVTASMVNLFGSDLSSLALIAGIGWWVHIIGILAFMNYLPSSKHFHIIMAFPNVYYTKLEPKGQFSNVESITHEIKAMLDPSYVVPPAPEGAQPQKFGAQDVEDLSWKQLMDSYTCTECGRCTSVCPANLTGKLLSPRKIVMDTRDRMEEKGESPLIFSPAHYKEESERVKATEERTLLRGYVTPEELWACTTCNACVESCPVNIDQLSTIMDMRRYLVLEESAAPAALNTMFNNIENNGAPWAFSPSDRFNWANDLYTVSKN; encoded by the coding sequence GTGATTCATACCATCGCCTTTCTTTTAGTAGCTATTCTGGGTATCGGTCTGTTTGTGTGGCAGATACGCAAGATCACCCGCAACATTAACCTGGGCCGCGACAAAGACATCTCCGGCAACGTGTCTGAGCGTATCAACGCCGTTTTATTGGTGGCTTTTGGCCAGCAAAAAATGTTCAAGCGCCCATGGCCCGCCTTTTTACACCTCTTTGTGTACGTGGGCTTCCTGGTTATTAACATTGAAGTGCTGGAAATCTTCATTGACGGCATCTTCGGCACACACCGCGCCTTTGGGGTGCTGGGCCCGGCCTATGACGTGCTCATGGCCGTGAACGAAGTGCTGGGTGCCTTGGTGGTAGTAGCCTGTATTATCTTTTTGGTGCGCCGCAACGTGACCAAGGTGCCCCGCCTCACCCGTGGCCCAGAGATGCGCGCCTGGCCCAAGATGGACGCCAACGTGATTCTGGTCACTGAGATAGTGCTTATGTTCGCTCTCTTCGCGTTTAACATAGCTGACCAGAAAATAGCCCAACTCAACAGTACTGAATTGCCCGGCACCTTCCCGGTCACGGCCAGCATGGTCAACCTGTTTGGCAGTGATTTGTCTTCCCTGGCCCTTATTGCCGGCATTGGCTGGTGGGTGCACATCATTGGCATTCTGGCGTTCATGAACTACCTGCCCAGTTCCAAGCACTTCCATATTATCATGGCGTTCCCCAATGTGTACTACACCAAGCTGGAGCCGAAGGGCCAGTTCAGCAACGTGGAAAGCATTACCCATGAAATAAAAGCCATGCTGGACCCCAGCTACGTGGTGCCGCCGGCCCCCGAGGGAGCCCAGCCGCAGAAGTTCGGGGCCCAGGACGTGGAGGACCTCTCCTGGAAACAGCTCATGGACTCCTATACCTGCACCGAGTGCGGCCGTTGTACGAGCGTGTGCCCAGCCAACCTCACCGGCAAACTGTTATCGCCGCGTAAGATTGTGATGGATACCCGTGACCGGATGGAGGAGAAAGGCGAGTCGCCGCTCATTTTCTCGCCGGCCCATTACAAAGAGGAGTCTGAGCGCGTAAAGGCCACCGAGGAACGCACCCTGCTGCGCGGCTATGTGACCCCCGAGGAGCTTTGGGCTTGTACTACCTGCAATGCCTGCGTGGAGTCCTGCCCGGTCAACATAGACCAGCTGTCTACCATCATGGACATGCGCCGTTACCTGGTGCTGGAAGAATCGGCGGCACCGGCAGCCCTCAATACCATGTTCAACAATATTGAGAACAACGGGGCTCCCTGGGCCTTCTCGCCTAGTGACCGCTTTAACTGGGCCAATGATTTGTACACGGTTTCTAAAAACTAG
- a CDS encoding (Fe-S)-binding protein translates to MADLAARGETPEVLFWVGCAGSFDDRYKRVTRDFVRILDHVGISYAVLGMEETCTGDPAKRAGNEFLFQMQAMTNIATLDGYGIKTIVTACPHCFNTIKNEYPALGGNYEVIHHSTFLQNLINEGKVKVQGGGAFKGKRITFHDSCYLGRANNIYEAPREVLAALDADLVEMKRSRANGLCCGAGGAQMWKEPEPGSKDINVERAEEAIGTGATIIASACPFCMTMMSDGVKSQNKEDSVQVFDIAELIAQAEGLNG, encoded by the coding sequence ATGGCTGATCTGGCCGCCCGAGGAGAAACCCCTGAGGTGTTATTCTGGGTAGGCTGCGCCGGCTCCTTTGACGACCGCTATAAAAGAGTGACCCGCGACTTCGTTCGTATTCTGGACCACGTGGGCATCAGCTACGCCGTGCTGGGCATGGAAGAAACCTGCACCGGAGACCCCGCCAAACGCGCCGGCAATGAGTTCCTGTTCCAGATGCAGGCCATGACCAATATCGCTACATTAGACGGCTATGGCATTAAAACCATTGTGACGGCCTGTCCGCACTGCTTCAATACCATTAAGAACGAGTACCCGGCCCTGGGCGGAAACTATGAAGTGATCCACCACTCCACGTTTTTGCAGAACCTCATCAATGAGGGCAAGGTGAAAGTGCAAGGCGGCGGAGCCTTCAAAGGCAAGCGCATCACGTTCCATGACAGTTGCTACCTGGGCCGCGCCAACAACATCTATGAAGCCCCCAGAGAGGTATTAGCCGCCCTGGACGCTGACTTAGTGGAGATGAAACGCAGCCGCGCCAATGGCCTTTGCTGCGGTGCCGGTGGTGCCCAGATGTGGAAAGAACCCGAGCCCGGCAGCAAAGACATTAACGTAGAGCGCGCCGAGGAAGCCATTGGCACCGGCGCCACCATCATTGCCTCTGCTTGTCCGTTCTGCATGACCATGATGTCTGACGGCGTAAAAAGCCAGAACAAAGAAGACTCCGTGCAGGTATTTGACATTGCTGAATTGATTGCCCAGGCCGAAGGGTTGAACGGGTAG